In a genomic window of Blattabacterium cuenoti:
- the odhB gene encoding 2-oxoglutarate dehydrogenase complex dihydrolipoyllysine-residue succinyltransferase codes for MIIQVKVPSPGESITEVEVSSWLVKNGDYVHKGQTIAEIDSDKATLEVSAEENGIITLIAKKGERIQVGNILCIINTSQDKKEVIKKHINKIDHEQKESFCKNSKILSPASKKILKENNISVESIQGTGKHGRITKKDCISYLEKNETSFVSDNIDRSITTYRSKKITPLSLLRRKISERLVDAKNKTASLTTFNEVDMSEIFLIRKKYKDIFKKKHGVNLGLMSFFTISCVKALQLYPDINATIRGQEKINFEYYDISIAISGPKGLMVPVIRNAEHLSFRGIEQEINKLSIRVKNGTISIDEMTGGTFTITNGGVFGSMLSTPIINPPQSAILGMHKIMDRPVAINGTTEIRPIMYLALSYDHRIIDGKESVGFLVSIKEFIENPIKFLIGGNEKDIYKKLEL; via the coding sequence ATGATAATACAGGTCAAAGTTCCTTCTCCAGGAGAATCAATTACAGAGGTAGAAGTTTCCTCATGGCTCGTAAAAAATGGAGATTATGTTCATAAAGGTCAAACGATAGCAGAGATAGATTCAGATAAAGCTACTTTGGAAGTGTCTGCAGAAGAAAACGGAATAATTACTTTAATAGCAAAAAAAGGAGAAAGAATACAAGTTGGAAATATTTTATGTATTATTAATACTTCTCAAGATAAAAAAGAAGTAATAAAAAAACATATAAATAAAATTGATCATGAACAAAAAGAATCTTTTTGTAAAAACTCTAAAATCCTTTCTCCAGCTTCAAAAAAAATTTTAAAAGAAAATAATATTTCTGTTGAATCTATTCAAGGAACTGGAAAACATGGTAGAATTACAAAAAAAGATTGTATTTCTTATTTAGAAAAAAATGAAACATCTTTTGTTTCTGATAACATAGATAGATCTATTACAACGTATAGATCTAAAAAAATAACTCCTCTTTCTCTTCTAAGAAGAAAAATATCCGAAAGGTTAGTTGATGCAAAAAATAAAACCGCTTCTCTCACTACATTTAATGAAGTAGACATGTCAGAAATTTTTCTAATTAGAAAAAAATACAAAGATATTTTCAAAAAAAAACATGGAGTCAATTTAGGATTGATGTCTTTTTTTACTATATCCTGTGTTAAAGCATTACAACTTTATCCTGATATCAATGCTACAATTAGGGGACAAGAAAAAATCAATTTTGAATATTATGATATTAGTATAGCCATATCTGGTCCTAAAGGATTAATGGTTCCTGTTATTAGAAATGCAGAACATTTATCATTTCGTGGAATAGAACAAGAAATAAATAAGTTATCAATACGGGTTAAAAATGGAACAATTTCTATAGATGAGATGACAGGTGGCACTTTTACTATTACTAATGGAGGTGTTTTTGGGTCTATGTTATCGACTCCTATTATTAATCCACCACAAAGTGCTATATTAGGTATGCATAAAATTATGGATAGACCTGTAGCAATTAATGGAACTACTGAAATTCGTCCTATCATGTATTTAGCTTTATCTTATGATCATAGAATCATTGATGGAAAAGAATCCGTAGGATTTTTAGTCTCTATTAAAGAATTTATAGAAAATCCAATAAAATTTTTGATAGGAGGAAATGAAAAAGATATTTATAAAAAACTAGAATTATAA